One window from the genome of Gimesia aquarii encodes:
- a CDS encoding polysaccharide pyruvyl transferase family protein translates to MFDLTAIHRRLFYTLFALLLSFSSTQAAEPKQKTILIRSGWQTVNIGDIGHTPGTLRYLETYLPDVKVILWLHKTTDDVTAMLQKRFPNVQIVQGRLNSRGKANNPEFQKAFDESDLFLYNSGMHFNQFWKPPTYVIEACTATNKPFCLYGQSFDGFAPEQEDEMSKLLSRAAAIYTRDVESFYYLRKIGVTSPSLAFGPDGCFGIDVRDDEKANAYLKAHDLAPKEFITVTLRSNTPKIGAKKGTVMNPTKPSKADLAQNELWTKKLRELITDWVRKSGKKVLLAPEVNKEIIHAKTMILDKLPEDVKPYVVNRDPFWNVDEAASVYSQAIAVVSMEPHSCIIALAMGTPTMHLASPRHGLKRWMFRDIGLSEWLFDIDADPASQFTTALLKIDAKPKLAKSKVNRAMHTVNTRSKEMMGELNEVLTR, encoded by the coding sequence GTGTTTGACCTGACTGCAATCCATCGTCGTCTCTTTTATACTCTGTTCGCACTCCTGCTATCGTTCTCATCAACCCAGGCAGCCGAACCCAAACAAAAAACCATTCTGATCCGCTCCGGATGGCAAACTGTCAACATCGGAGATATCGGGCACACACCCGGCACACTCCGTTACCTGGAAACATATTTGCCAGACGTCAAAGTCATTCTCTGGTTACATAAGACAACTGACGATGTCACTGCCATGCTCCAGAAACGTTTTCCTAATGTGCAAATCGTACAAGGCAGACTCAACTCACGCGGCAAAGCCAACAATCCGGAATTTCAGAAAGCCTTCGATGAAAGCGACCTCTTTCTCTACAATTCCGGCATGCACTTCAACCAATTCTGGAAACCCCCGACCTATGTGATTGAAGCCTGCACCGCGACGAACAAGCCATTCTGTCTGTACGGTCAATCCTTCGATGGCTTTGCTCCCGAACAGGAAGACGAAATGAGTAAGCTTCTATCCCGCGCCGCGGCAATCTATACTCGCGATGTGGAATCGTTCTATTACCTTCGTAAAATTGGTGTCACATCCCCATCGCTTGCGTTCGGGCCGGACGGCTGTTTTGGCATTGATGTCCGCGACGATGAAAAAGCCAACGCCTACCTCAAAGCCCACGACCTGGCTCCCAAAGAATTCATCACTGTCACTCTCCGCAGCAATACGCCCAAAATTGGGGCGAAGAAGGGAACTGTGATGAACCCCACCAAACCGAGCAAAGCAGACCTCGCTCAGAATGAACTCTGGACAAAAAAGCTGCGTGAACTCATCACCGACTGGGTTCGCAAGAGCGGTAAGAAAGTACTTCTGGCCCCTGAAGTCAATAAAGAAATCATCCATGCCAAAACGATGATTCTGGACAAACTTCCCGAAGACGTGAAGCCATATGTTGTCAACCGCGATCCTTTCTGGAATGTTGACGAAGCCGCCTCAGTTTATTCCCAGGCCATCGCCGTCGTCTCGATGGAACCTCATTCCTGCATCATAGCCCTCGCCATGGGCACACCGACAATGCATCTGGCCAGCCCCCGCCACGGCCTGAAACGTTGGATGTTTCGCGACATCGGCCTCTCCGAATGGTTATTCGATATCGACGCTGACCCCGCGTCACAATTCACAACAGCGCTGTTAAAAATCGACGCCAAACCAAAACTGGCAAAATCCAAAGTCAATCGAGCCATG